CACCGCAAGTTTCGTAAAAGAAACCCCGGCTTGCGCCTCTATTACCATTTGCCCGCCGGGCCCCTGCAAAAACTCCACTTCGGCCAGTACACCCGCAAGGCAAAGCGCCGTTCCCCTCACGCCCGCGTCCGACACCAGCGTGTTCGATCCGCCGCCCAGGATGAGCGAAACCTCTCCGGAGCGTATCCACCTCCCCGCCTCTTCCGCCGTGGCGGGAAAAACCAGCCTGTCCGCCGGGCCGCCTATTCCAAAGGTGGTAAGCCCGGCCAGTGGAGCGTTCACCTCCACCAATCCTTTTTTCATCGGCTTCTCTCATTCCTTATTCCGTCAGGCCAGCGCGGAGAGGATCCTGCCGCCCAGTTGAGTCACATTTCCAGCGCCAAGGGTAAGCACAATGTCCCCCTCGCGCGCGGTCTCCAGCGCGATCTTCAGGGCCGCGTCCAGGCTGGCGGCGAACTTCACCCCTTTTTTCCCGTGGGCGGCCACCCCTTCGGCCAGGATCTCACCGCGTACCCCTTCAATGGGCGCCTCACCGGCGGCGTATATCTCCATAACGATGAGTTCGTCGGCGTCGTAGAAAGAGGTGTGGAACTCCTCCATCTGGTCGCGGGTCCTGCTGTACCTGTGGGGCTGGAACACCACCACAAGCCTCCTGTCGGCGAAACCTTCCTTGATGGCGCGCAAGGTGGCGCGGATCTCGTTGGGGTGGTGGCCGTAATCGTCTATCATCATTATTCCGCGCGCCTCGCCCTTCACCTGGCACCGCCGCTGGACACCGGCGAAACCGGTTAGCGACGCCACCGCCCCGGCGGGCTCCATGCCAAGCTCCATCCCCACAGACATGGCCGCCAGAGCGTTATACACGTTATGCACGCCGGGCATGGATATGCCCACGCGGCCCACTTCATGCCCTTCTAACGCCACGGTGAAGGTGGAATTGAACTTGTCGTATTTTATTTCCCGCGCCGTAAGGTCGGCCGTGGACTTAATGCCGTAAGTTCGGAACCGCTTGGTGACGTGGGGGATTATTTCCTGTATCGCCGGGTCGTCCAGGCACAGCACCGACACGCCGTAGAACGGGGTCTTGTTGATAAACTCCACGAAGGCGCGTTTGACGTTGTCGAAGGAGCCGTAATGGTCCAGGTGCTCGGCGTCTATATTGGTCACTATGGCTATGGTGGGATACAGCTTCAGGAACGACCCGTCGGACTCGTCCGCCTCGGCCACCAGAAACTCACCCTGCCCCAGCTTGGCGCCGGAGCCGAACCTGTCCACCTTGCCGCCGATGATTATCGTGGGGTCATATCCACCTTTTGTGAGGGTCACCGCCGTCATGGAGGTTGTGGTGGTCTTGCCGTGGGCGCCCGCCACCGCCACCGAGTGTTTCATCCGCATAAGCTCGGCCAGCATTTCCGCCCTGGGGATCACCGGTATCAGGCGGCTCCTGGCTTCCACTATCTCCGGGTTGTCGCTCCGGATGGCGGAGGAGACCACCACCACGTCGGCTTCGC
This DNA window, taken from Nitrospinota bacterium, encodes the following:
- a CDS encoding UDP-N-acetylmuramate--L-alanine ligase; its protein translation is MKTQRFGKTKTLHFVGIGGAGMSGIAEILLNMGYAVTGSDVAESDTVKVLRSMGARVAVGHGAQNVGEADVVVVSSAIRSDNPEIVEARSRLIPVIPRAEMLAELMRMKHSVAVAGAHGKTTTTSMTAVTLTKGGYDPTIIIGGKVDRFGSGAKLGQGEFLVAEADESDGSFLKLYPTIAIVTNIDAEHLDHYGSFDNVKRAFVEFINKTPFYGVSVLCLDDPAIQEIIPHVTKRFRTYGIKSTADLTAREIKYDKFNSTFTVALEGHEVGRVGISMPGVHNVYNALAAMSVGMELGMEPAGAVASLTGFAGVQRRCQVKGEARGIMMIDDYGHHPNEIRATLRAIKEGFADRRLVVVFQPHRYSRTRDQMEEFHTSFYDADELIVMEIYAAGEAPIEGVRGEILAEGVAAHGKKGVKFAASLDAALKIALETAREGDIVLTLGAGNVTQLGGRILSALA